A window of Acidobacteriota bacterium genomic DNA:
TTTTCGGTAGAACGGGTTTGGCAACTCATCACAAACAAACTCGGTATGATCAGAAAAACAGCAAATAGCTTTCGCATCTCTCACCTCACAAAAATGGCTTCACGATAAAAATGATTGCCCGCGTTCGGCTAACGCCGCCCGCAAAATCCGAATTGCTTTCGGGCCGACGCCATGGAGTTTCAGCAAATCCGCTTCACACAGCTTCGTGAAATGATCCAGCCTGGAATACCCCGCAGCGGCAAAAGCGCGCAGCGCGGGTTGCGACAATCCTGGCGGCAAACTGTCTTTTACGGTTTCAGCCAATTCATTTGCGGTTTGTCGTGCTTGTTGATCGGTCGTCAGCGGACACAGCATTTGTTTTCTAGCGGCCATTGCATTGTAACCTCAGCCTGGATTTACGCCGATTCTGTCGTTGGTTGCAAGGCGGCAAATTGCACGACTACACTGCGCGCCATCATGACCTTTGACCAAGCCGCACAACTCGTCGCCCACTCATCGCGCATCGTTGGGTTTACCGGCGCGGGCATTTCCACAGAATCCGGCATTCCGGATTTTCGCAGCCCGAACGGCATTTGGGCGAACAACCGCATTATCGAA
This region includes:
- a CDS encoding DNA-binding protein — translated: MAETVKDSLPPGLSQPALRAFAAAGYSRLDHFTKLCEADLLKLHGVGPKAIRILRAALAERGQSFLS